One Plasmodium knowlesi strain H genome assembly, chromosome: 10 genomic window carries:
- a CDS encoding ribosomal protein S16, mitochondrial, putative — protein MIRRLFLPYFSKDKGPPRIRCQINGVKRKRFFKIVVANQKDKKNGKHIEVLGTYVNKNNIREKLNTYNIGNPNNDYYYNNVENIKEIRLRFNRVKFWLAANCNFSDHMKYVLSLCKIIPQYPIKYSRRCSDKYYYKYNEILNKHKLIQAEKINNFLKTDLNVQYLNNFDKTEEQQKEQDDYIYTPEELTYLKKLSKNRNLDFEHTDKIIKIIR, from the coding sequence ATGATAAGGAGGCTATTTTTGCCATACTTTTCCAAAGATAAAGGCCCCCCAAGAATAAGATGCCAAATAAACggtgtaaaaaggaaaaggtttttcaaaattgttgtGGCAAATCAGAaagataagaaaaatggaaaacacaTCGAAGTCTTAGGCAcatatgtaaataaaaataatataagggaaaaattaaacaccTATAACATTGGAAACCCGAATAATGATTACTATTATAACAATgttgaaaatattaaggAAATTAGATTAAGATTTAATAGAGTGAAATTTTGGCTAGCAGCCAACTGTAACTTTAGTGACCACATGAAATACGTTCTAAGCTTATGTAAAATAATACCACAGTACCCAATAAAATATAGCAGACGCTGTTCCGATAAATATTACTACAAATATAacgaaattttaaataagcATAAACTTATACAAGCAGAAAAAATCAATAATTTCCTGAAAACAGATTTAAATGTACAATACCTGAATAACTTTGACAAAACGGAGGAGCAACAGAAGGAACAGGAtgattatatatacacacccGAAGAACTTACATATCTTaagaaattatcaaaaaataGAAACTTAGACTTTGAGCATACCgacaaaattataaaaattattcggTAA
- a CDS encoding SURF1 domain-containing protein, putative → MPFLNNVLNVKELIIKLKSTHFVRAGAVCKLHIECARSAVLESHHVNKTCANRLFRKERRKKLSPFWRSGKNGHVARGKKIHNVTSLKRKPHFGAISRNKCPLHEVEIDLLNEELKSVEKKMNEKRIVTNEDKEISLAHFKYPSQKLYKANEEEIQLIKKSEGQYYLPLECENSTIVRLVNIKNKVSSPIFRCVRNSKFGLRKNERVFFFFYSSFICSFCFFMGLWQYKKMGKKKFLIDYIMHNLSQPVINITDSDFPWFDDFSDLKKNYQILQQQEREDYLLRNINLQNLARKLISFYERIKGSPDEVFTKGDISTCGKKSREDITHKDEEEKHVKILNCNVSHEEENKLTLDLENADSVHHWMSRIRNENFVTQFCRKVFPKGVTEEELKKLIIEKYKYRKVQITGVLDTTNEFFVGPKMYEHDKKKKYYYVICPMFLKDGKCILVNRGLMAEGMLEEKKKEIPKVVTVRGVLDPGELYECSFRKLKNLSNKNVYSNYLYYYDTAEICHYANVAHFEGSAFFIANIYDIIVHEDYNSEIIKGHYSNCSEEGIKLANSHLEKLNGITLEDMDRESQERIKRLLKMGPSSGGGANDKRKGNMSSLNGKPFRYDEHFIHKKKREYFKFYADETTHFNYACQWFLFSFVFSTISMFKFFQFKKWIF, encoded by the coding sequence AtgccttttttaaataatgtGCTGAATGTAAAAGAATTAATAATCAAATTGAAGAGCACACATTTTGTGCGCGCAGGGGCTGTATGCAAATTACATATAGAGTGTGCCCGGTCAGCGGTTTTAGAATCACACCATGTAAACAAAACGTGTGCCAATAGACTCTTTAGGAAAGAGCGTAGGAAGAAATTATCACCATTCTGGAGaagcggaaaaaatggacatgtcgcaagggggaaaaagataCACAATGTTACATCGCTGAAGAGGAAACCCCACTTTGGAGCGATATCAAGAAACAAATGTCCCCTGCACGAAGTTGAAATAGACCTATTAAAtgaggaattaaaaagtgtggaaaaaaaaatgaatgaaaaaagaatagtGACAAATGAAGATAAGGAAATTTCCCTAGCGCATTTTAAATACCCAAGTCAAAAACTTTATAAagcaaatgaagaagaaatacaattaattaaaaaaagtgaaggacaATATTATTTACCCTTAGAATGTGAAAATAGTACAATTGTAAGGCTCGTAAATATAAAGAACAAAGTATCGTCTCCCATTTTTCGATGCGTTCGTAATAGTAAATTTGGgttgagaaaaaatgaaagagtcttcttctttttctattcATCTTTTATTTGctctttctgtttttttatgGGTCTTTggcaatacaaaaaaatggggaagaaaaaatttctaaTTGATTATATTATGCACAATTTGAGCCAACCAGTTATAAACATTACTGATTCGGATTTCCCATGGTTTGATGATTTTTCAGatttgaaaaagaattacCAAATTTTGCAACAACAAGAAAGGGAAGATTATTTACTGAGAAATATCAACTTGCAAAATTTAGCTCGAAAGTTAATATCATTTTATGAGAGGATAAAAGGATCCCCAGATGAGGTGTTTACAAAAGGGGATATATCAACCTGTGGTAAAAAAAGTAGAGAGGATATCACACATAAggacgaagaagagaagcatgtaaaaatattaaattgtAATGTTTCGCATGAAGAGGAGAACAAATTAACTCTCGATTTGGAAAATGCTGACAGTGTTCATCATTGGATGAGTAGAATAAGAAACGAAAACTTCGTAACCCAGTTTTGCAGAAAAGTTTTTCCAAAAGGTGTAACAGAAGAGGAATTGAAAAAACTTATAATTGAGAAGTACAAATATAGGAAAGTGCAGATAACTGGAGTGCTGGACACaacaaatgaattttttgtgGGACCtaaaatgtatgaacatgataagaagaaaaaatattattatgtAATTTGTCCCATGTTTTTAAAAGATGGGAAGTGTATACTAGTAAATAGGGGATTAATGGCTGAAGGTATgttggaagagaaaaagaaagaaattcctAAAGTAGTGACAGTTAGGGGGGTGTTAGATCCTGGTGAGTTATACGAATGTTCCtttagaaaattaaaaaacctttccaacaaaaatgtgtacagcAATTATTTGTACTATTATGACACTGCAGAAATTTGTCACTATGCAAATGTTGCACATTTCGAGGGTTCCGCTTTTTTCATTGCCAATATATATGATATAATCGTTCACGAAGATTATAATAGTGAAATTATAAAGGGTCATTATTCTAATTGCAGTGAGGAAGGCATCAAGTTGGCGAACTCTCATTTGGAAAAACTGAATGGCATTACATTAGAGGACATGGATAGAGAGAGTCAAGAAAGGATAAAACGTTTGTTGAAAATGGGTCCTAGTAGTGGTGGTGGAGCAAATGATAAGAGGAAAGGGAATATGTCTTCTCTCAATGGAAAACCTTTTCGATATGATGAACATTTTatacataaaaagaaaagggagtaTTTCAAATTTTATGCCGATGAGACAACACATTTTAATTATGCTTGCCAgtggtttcttttttcttttgtcttTTCAACCATCTCTATGTTTAAGTTTTTTCAGTTCAAGAAGTggattttttga